Proteins encoded within one genomic window of Oncorhynchus tshawytscha isolate Ot180627B linkage group LG02, Otsh_v2.0, whole genome shotgun sequence:
- the LOC112267760 gene encoding tensin-2 isoform X1, with protein MGCIHSIQHCSRKRCAPEPEGSPKVAVHNIPVEILQLAELGKGAVSHAFTEKSYRKKRPCEVCRQTINIPGVFCKECKTAVHKKCDAKQGSTKSLPHKKRIFLPRSKSGECAMERVMARHYDFDLTYITERIISVFFLPDLEEQCYRGNLQEVAAMLKSKHQDKFLLLNLSEKRHDITRLNPKVEDFGWPDLHAPPLDKICAMCKAMETWLTSDPCNVVVLHCKGNKGRTGVIVAAYMHYSKISAGVDQALTTLAMRKFCEDKVSSSLQPSQNRYIYYFGGLLSGAIRMNSRPLFLHQVLIPSLPNFQAAGGGYYPFLKIYQSLQLVYTSGIYDPQGSRARKLCVTLEPALLLKGDIVVKCYHRRPRGSEREAVFRLQFHTCTVHGAQLWFGKGELDLACADDRFPPDATVEFIFSYGPEKMKGREYRKNDPSVTVDYSTSDPVVRWDSYENFNLHHQDSIEDISHTRGPLDGSLYAQVKKRRGPGSVGASGASPNGCPPSSPTNKPPSQAQPQTQPISLSSDSGHSSTLEEPPPRPLPRLEKEKEEMDCFLRRIEGEGEEREWVRQRDRETAILDDRESVPDGRSRREQRSCCVQAGHGPRCQRCGEAPGWESVREREPCLANGHYMDRCNRTKGNPKSRTLPALPSQQPASPRPLSPHLDLCHRHSAHPLPELPWEPPPPPLPCLHHPCYPYPAPEHVHPHAHTLPASNRVFCGGEECQLFHYPAHAPLSPRVSHQSLPSSPYREMFFRPAAPPPGGCPCRDCTCRRGHQSASARAFHPLRPDQPQSPHWARGRDSELWDRDVGLRRGREGPSQLWEAENLWEAEREAEIWQRSVGGMSSYRGHHSPLGQGHDPSVFLLGPNLPRYPSPHPLLDSPRGSSGYHTPQPPLHSCPCEPYQQVSPSESHGSRGYASGYQSGSASPLPPGGTNSGASTSEPPTDRQQQTDGHTGVSEVVQNSVGMEDSSSQGSLGQAEIDGQPACPTPLSDSDPDYTTITSSPAHSEDSEKKPDEEKMCDPTEGSTRSPPAGPREPSRGPQLIESLSVAPMSEASASHSTTREPNSNSSTPETEWTLPNGHSKTPPTWVETQNQDDISSSKENIQMPNERVNPTGSTQVHTVSVHPPPTTAEDGELKVVESETKGSSGTEMSTQAASVPSPKNSFGPVQVQLNGTALPSDSLLSEKGSGTSLTPCSSPSSVPPSPHLHIGSPEQRPSPQPSPLATDPSGRRLTHVSDSDPKPPSPVPDGYNTPTFPLASYYYPLLNVPHVPYTGYTAVTIPTAQPPLPEKRRLSSMPGSPNGYGSQSLLRASLGTIGPMGVSPQSSLLQVTFSPSVGELPPSVRRGLAHPGVREEVVESSKVNAKFVQDSSKFWYKPSISRDQAIAVLKDKEPGSFLIRDSNSFQGAYGLALKVASHPSNNVNNACLDSQAQLVRHFLIETGSRGVKIKGCQNESYFGSLSALVYQHSITPISLPCALCIPEKDLVGELQEMHSASNTSTAADLLKQGAACNVLYLNSVETESLTGPQAVSKATRCTLTQSPRPTATVVHFKVSTQGITLTDSQRRLFFRRHYPINSVTFSSVEPQDQRWTNFDKSSKVFGFVARRTGSASENVCHLFAEMDPEQPAVAIVNFINKVMLGPQQQRR; from the exons gagtaAGAGTGGGGAGTGTgcgatggagagagtgatggcgAGGCACTATGACTTTGACCTCACCTACATCACTGAGAGGATCATCTCTGTTTTCTTCCTGCCCGATCTGGAAGAACAATGTTACCGCGGCAACTTACAGGAAGTGGCTGCCATGCTCAAGTCCAAACACCAAGACAAGTTCCTG CTCTTAAACCTTTCTGAGAAGCGTCATGACATCACCAGACTCAACCCCAAG GTTGAAGACTTTGGTTGGCCAGACCTGCACGCCCCACCCCTTGACAAGATCTGTGCCATGTGTAAGGCCATGGAGACCTGGCTCACCTCTGACCCCTGCAACGTGGTCGTCCTGCACTGCAAG gGAAACAAGGGGAGGACGGGGGTCATCGTGGCGGCCTACATGCACTACAGCAAGATCTCCGCAGG GGTGGACCAGGCCCTGACCACTCTGGCCATGAGGAAGTTCTGCGAAGACAAAGTGTCCTCCTCGCTGCAGCCCTCTCAAAACAG gTATATCTACTACTTTGGGGGTCTGCTGTCGGGGGCGATCAGAATGAACAGCAGACCTCTGTTCCTCCACCAGGTCCTCATCCCCAGCCTGCCCAACTTCCAGGCAGCAGGAGGAG GTTACTATCCTTTCCTGAAGATCTACCAGTCTCTACAGCTGGTCTACACATCAGGCATCTA cgaCCCCCAGGGCTCCAGGGCGAGAAAGCTGTGTGTGACACTCGAGCCGGCGCTACTGCTGAAGGGGGACATCGTG gtgAAGTGCTATCACCGGCGGCCGCGTGGCTCAGAGAGGGAGGCCGTGTTCAGGCTGCAGTTCCACACCTGTACGGTGCACGGAGCTCAGCTGTGGTTTGGCAAGGGAGAGCTAGACCTGGCCTGTGCAG ATGACCGGTTCCCTCCAGATGCCACAGTGGAGTTTATCTTCTCCTACGGCCCAGAGAAAATGAAAG GGCGAGAGTACCGTAAGAATGACCCCTCTGTTACAGTGGACTACAGCACTTCAGACCCTGTGGTGCGCTGGGACTCATATGAGAACTTCAACCTTCACCACCAGGATAGCATTGAGG ACATCTCCCACACGCGGGGCCCCCTGGATGGCAGTCTGTACGCCCAGGTGAAGAAGCGTCGGGGCCCGGGCTCTGTCGGTGCCTCTGGGGCCTCTCCCAACGGATGCCCCCCAAGCAGCCCCACAAACAAGCCCCCTTCCCAGGCCCAGCCTCAAACCCAGCCCATTTCCCTCAGCTCCGACTCGGGGCACTCCTCCACCCTCGAGGAACCCCCCCCTCGCCCCCTGCCCCGtctggagaaagagaaggaagagatgGACTGTTTTCtgaggagaatagagggggaaGGTGAAGAGAGGGAATGGGTGaggcagagggacagggagacggCCATTTTGGATGACAGAGAGTCTGTGCCGGATGGAAGGTCAAGGCGGGAGCAGCGGTCATGTTGTGTTCAAGCTGGCCACGGTCCGAGATGTCAGAGGTGTGGGGAGGCACCGGGttgggagagtgtgagagagagggagccatgcCTTGCAAATGGACATTACATGGACCGCTGTAACAGAACCAAGGGGAATCCAAAGAGCCGAACGCTTCCCGCCTTACCCTCCCAGCAGCCTGCGTCTCCTCGCCCTCTCTCGCCCCACCTGGACTTGTGCCATCGCCATAGCGCCCATCCCCTGCCCGAGTTGCCGTGGGAACCCCCCCCGCCccccttaccctgtctccatcacCCCTGCTACCCCTACCCCGCCCCTGAACACGTCCACCCACACGCCCACACTCTCCCAGCCTCCAATAGGGTCTTCTGCGGCGGGGAGGAATGTCAGCTCTTTCATTACCCCGCCCACGCCCCCCTTTCCCCTCGTGTCTCCCACCAATCGCTGCCCTCCAGTCCATATAGGGAGATGTTTTTCAGACCGGCGGCTCCTCCCCCTGGTGGCTGCCCATGTCGGGACTGCACCTGCAGGCGAGGGCACCAATCGGCTTCAGCCAGAGCCTTCCACCCGCTGCGCCCGGACCAACCACAGAGCCCACACTGGGCTCGAGGGCGGGACTCTGAGCTGTGGGACAGGGATGTCGGGTTGAGGCGGGGGAGGGAGGGGCCTTCTCAGCTTTGGGAGGCGGAGAATCTATGGGAGgccgagcgagaggcagagattTGGCAGCGTTCAGTGGGAGGGATGTCGTCCTATAGAGGCCATCACTCCCCTCTGGGTCAAGGTCACGACCCTTCTGTTTTCCTGCTAGGCCCTAACCTGCCTAGGTATCccagcccccaccccctcctGGACAGCCCCCGTGGCAGCAGTGGGTACCACACCCCTCAACCCCCCCTACACTCCTGCCCCTGCGAGCCCTACCAGCAGGTCTCCCCCTCGGAGAGCCACGGGAGCCGGGGGTACGCCTCGGGGTACCAGTCCGGGTCTGCCTCGCCCCTGCCCCCTGGTGGCACAAACTCTGGTGCCTCCACCTCGGAACCACCCACCGACCGGCAGCAACAGACTGATGGACACACTG gTGTGTCAGAGGTGGTGCAGAACAGTGTGGGCATGGAGGACTCTTCTTCCCAGGGGTCATTGGGGCAAGCAGAGATTGATGGACAGCCCGCTTGCCCCACCCCCTTATCAGACTCTGATCCAGACTACACAACTATCACCAGCAGCCCTGCACACAGTGAAGACAG TGAGAAGAAGCCAGATGAAGAGAAGATGTGCGACCCCACCGAGGGTTCCACCCGGAGTCCTCCAGCAGGCCCCCGGGAGCCAAGTCGAGGGCCCCAGCTGATAGAGTCCCTCAGTGTGGCCCCAATGTCTGAAGCCTCAGCCTCCCACTCCACCACGAGGGAGCCTAACAGCAACAGTAGCACACCAGAAACCGAATGGACACTGCCGAATGGACACTCCAAGACACCACCAACGTGGGTGGAGACACAAAACCAAGATGACATCTCTTCTTCTAAAGAGAACATACAGATGCCGAATGAACGCGTAAACCCTACTGGCTCAACGCAAGTGCACACTGTAAGTGTACATCCACCTCCAACTACAGCTGAAGATGGAGAATTGAAGGTCGTAGAGAGTGAAACAAAGGGGTCTAGCGGAACTGAGATGTCCACTCAGGCCGCCTCCGTCCCGAGCCCAAAGAATTCATTCGGCCCAGTCCAAGTGCAACTCAATGGCACCGCTCTCCCTAGTGACTCCCTCTTGTCAGAAAAGGGCAGTGGCACATCCCTGACCCCTTGTTCCAGCCCCagctctgtccctccctctccgcaCCTTCACATTGGCTCCCCAGAGCAACGCCCCTCCCCTCAGCCCTCTCCATTGGCCACGGACCCATCTGGGCGAAGACTGACCCATGTGAGTGACAGCGACCCGAAACCCCCATCGCCTGTCCCAGATGGGTACAACACCCCAACCTTTCCCCTGGCGTCCTATTACTACCCTCTACTCAACGTGCCACACGTCCCCTACACGGGCTACACCGCCGTCACCATCCCCACCGCCCAGCCCCCCCTCCCCGAAAAGAGGCGCCTGTCCTCCATGCCAGGGTCCCCCAATGGTTACGGCTCACAGTCTCTTCTCAGGGCCTCTCTGGGTACCATAGGACCCATGGGGGTCTCTCCTCAGTCCAGCCTCCTCCAGGTCACTTTCTCACCCTCGGTGGGGGAGCTGCCCCCATCTGTCAGACGAGGACTGGCACACCCTGGTGtcagagaggaggtggtggagagcAGCAAGGTCAATGCCAAGTTTGTCCAGGACAGCTCCAAGTTCTGGTACAAGCCTAGCATCTCAAGAGACCAAG CCATCGCTGTGTTGAAGGACAAGGAGCCAGGGTCCTTCCTGATCCGGGACAGTAACTCCTTCCAAGGGGCCTACGGCCTGGCCCTCAAGGTGGCCAGCCATCCTTCAAACAACGTCAACAACGCTTGCC TCGATTCTCAGGCGCAGCTAGTCAGACATTTCCTCATAGAGACGGGCTCGCGGGGGGTCAAGATAAAGGGCTGTCAGAACGAGTCCTATTTCG GAAGTTTATCTGCCTTAGTGtaccagcactccatcactcctatCTCCCTGCCATGTGCCTTGTGCATCCCAGAGAAAG ATCTGGTTGGAGAGCTGCAGGAGATGCATAGTGCCAGCAACACCAGTACTGCAGCAGACCTCCTCAAACAGGGCGCAG cCTGTAACGTACTCTACCTGAACTCTGTGGAGACAGAGTCACTGACCGGGCCTCAAGCTGTCTCCAAGGCGACCAGGTGCACTCTGACCCAGAGTCCTCGGCCCACAGCCACAGTGGTCCACTTCAAAGTGTCCACTCAGGGTATCACGCTGACCGACAGCCAGAGAAG ACTATTTTTCAGGAGACACTACCCCATCAACAGTGTGACCTTCAGCAGCGTGGAGCCTCAGGACCAGAG GTGGACTAATTTTGATAAGTCAAGCAA GGTGTTTGGCTTTGTGGCCAGGCGGACTGGCAGCGCATCCGAGAACGTGTGTCACCTGTTCGCTGAGATGGACCCGGAGCAGCCAGCTGTGGCCATCGTCAACTTTATCAACAAGGTCATGCTGGGGCCCCAGCAGCAACGCAGATGA
- the LOC112267760 gene encoding tensin-2 isoform X3 has product MGCIHSIQHCSRKRCAPEPEGSPKVAVHNIPVEILQLAELGKGAVSHAFTEKSYRKKRPCEVCRQTINIPGVFCKECKTAVHKKCDAKQGSTKSLPHKKRIFLPRSKSGECAMERVMARHYDFDLTYITERIISVFFLPDLEEQCYRGNLQEVAAMLKSKHQDKFLLLNLSEKRHDITRLNPKVEDFGWPDLHAPPLDKICAMCKAMETWLTSDPCNVVVLHCKGNKGRTGVIVAAYMHYSKISAGVDQALTTLAMRKFCEDKVSSSLQPSQNRYIYYFGGLLSGAIRMNSRPLFLHQVLIPSLPNFQAAGGGYYPFLKIYQSLQLVYTSGIYDPQGSRARKLCVTLEPALLLKGDIVVKCYHRRPRGSEREAVFRLQFHTCTVHGAQLWFGKGELDLACADDRFPPDATVEFIFSYGPEKMKGREYRKNDPSVTVDYSTSDPVVRWDSYENFNLHHQDSIEDISHTRGPLDGSLYAQVKKRRGPGSVGASGASPNGCPPSSPTNKPPSQAQPQTQPISLSSDSGHSSTLEEPPPRPLPRLEKEKEEMDCFLRRIEGEGEEREWVRQRDRETAILDDRESVPDGRSRREQRSCCVQAGHGPRCQRCGEAPGWESVREREPCLANGHYMDRCNRTKGNPKSRTLPALPSQQPASPRPLSPHLDLCHRHSAHPLPELPWEPPPPPLPCLHHPCYPYPAPEHVHPHAHTLPASNRVFCGGEECQLFHYPAHAPLSPRVSHQSLPSSPYREMFFRPAAPPPGGCPCRDCTCRRGHQSASARAFHPLRPDQPQSPHWARGRDSELWDRDVGLRRGREGPSQLWEAENLWEAEREAEIWQRSVGGMSSYRGHHSPLGQGHDPSVFLLGPNLPRYPSPHPLLDSPRGSSGYHTPQPPLHSCPCEPYQQVSPSESHGSRGYASGYQSGSASPLPPGGTNSGASTSEPPTDRQQQTDGHTGVSEVVQNSVGMEDSSSQGSLGQAEIDGQPACPTPLSDSDPDYTTITSSPAHSEDSEKKPDEEKMCDPTEGSTRSPPAGPREPSRGPQLIESLSVAPMSEASASHSTTREPNSNSSTPETEWTLPNGHSKTPPTWVETQNQDDISSSKENIQMPNERVNPTGSTQVHTVSVHPPPTTAEDGELKVVESETKGSSGTEMSTQAASVPSPKNSFGPVQVQLNGTALPSDSLLSEKGSGTSLTPCSSPSSVPPSPHLHIGSPEQRPSPQPSPLATDPSGRRLTHVSDSDPKPPSPVPDGYNTPTFPLASYYYPLLNVPHVPYTGYTAVTIPTAQPPLPEKRRLSSMPGSPNGYGSQSLLRASLGTIGPMGVSPQSSLLQVTFSPSVGELPPSVRRGLAHPGVREEVVESSKVNAKFVQDSSKFWYKPSISRDQAIAVLKDKEPGSFLIRDSNSFQGAYGLALKVASHPSNNVNNACLDSQAQLVRHFLIETGSRGVKIKGCQNESYFGSLSALVYQHSITPISLPCALCIPEKDLVGELQEMHSASNTSTAADLLKQGAACNVLYLNSVETESLTGPQAVSKATRCTLTQSPRPTATVVHFKVSTQGITLTDSQRRLFFRRHYPINSVTFSSVEPQDQRVFGFVARRTGSASENVCHLFAEMDPEQPAVAIVNFINKVMLGPQQQRR; this is encoded by the exons gagtaAGAGTGGGGAGTGTgcgatggagagagtgatggcgAGGCACTATGACTTTGACCTCACCTACATCACTGAGAGGATCATCTCTGTTTTCTTCCTGCCCGATCTGGAAGAACAATGTTACCGCGGCAACTTACAGGAAGTGGCTGCCATGCTCAAGTCCAAACACCAAGACAAGTTCCTG CTCTTAAACCTTTCTGAGAAGCGTCATGACATCACCAGACTCAACCCCAAG GTTGAAGACTTTGGTTGGCCAGACCTGCACGCCCCACCCCTTGACAAGATCTGTGCCATGTGTAAGGCCATGGAGACCTGGCTCACCTCTGACCCCTGCAACGTGGTCGTCCTGCACTGCAAG gGAAACAAGGGGAGGACGGGGGTCATCGTGGCGGCCTACATGCACTACAGCAAGATCTCCGCAGG GGTGGACCAGGCCCTGACCACTCTGGCCATGAGGAAGTTCTGCGAAGACAAAGTGTCCTCCTCGCTGCAGCCCTCTCAAAACAG gTATATCTACTACTTTGGGGGTCTGCTGTCGGGGGCGATCAGAATGAACAGCAGACCTCTGTTCCTCCACCAGGTCCTCATCCCCAGCCTGCCCAACTTCCAGGCAGCAGGAGGAG GTTACTATCCTTTCCTGAAGATCTACCAGTCTCTACAGCTGGTCTACACATCAGGCATCTA cgaCCCCCAGGGCTCCAGGGCGAGAAAGCTGTGTGTGACACTCGAGCCGGCGCTACTGCTGAAGGGGGACATCGTG gtgAAGTGCTATCACCGGCGGCCGCGTGGCTCAGAGAGGGAGGCCGTGTTCAGGCTGCAGTTCCACACCTGTACGGTGCACGGAGCTCAGCTGTGGTTTGGCAAGGGAGAGCTAGACCTGGCCTGTGCAG ATGACCGGTTCCCTCCAGATGCCACAGTGGAGTTTATCTTCTCCTACGGCCCAGAGAAAATGAAAG GGCGAGAGTACCGTAAGAATGACCCCTCTGTTACAGTGGACTACAGCACTTCAGACCCTGTGGTGCGCTGGGACTCATATGAGAACTTCAACCTTCACCACCAGGATAGCATTGAGG ACATCTCCCACACGCGGGGCCCCCTGGATGGCAGTCTGTACGCCCAGGTGAAGAAGCGTCGGGGCCCGGGCTCTGTCGGTGCCTCTGGGGCCTCTCCCAACGGATGCCCCCCAAGCAGCCCCACAAACAAGCCCCCTTCCCAGGCCCAGCCTCAAACCCAGCCCATTTCCCTCAGCTCCGACTCGGGGCACTCCTCCACCCTCGAGGAACCCCCCCCTCGCCCCCTGCCCCGtctggagaaagagaaggaagagatgGACTGTTTTCtgaggagaatagagggggaaGGTGAAGAGAGGGAATGGGTGaggcagagggacagggagacggCCATTTTGGATGACAGAGAGTCTGTGCCGGATGGAAGGTCAAGGCGGGAGCAGCGGTCATGTTGTGTTCAAGCTGGCCACGGTCCGAGATGTCAGAGGTGTGGGGAGGCACCGGGttgggagagtgtgagagagagggagccatgcCTTGCAAATGGACATTACATGGACCGCTGTAACAGAACCAAGGGGAATCCAAAGAGCCGAACGCTTCCCGCCTTACCCTCCCAGCAGCCTGCGTCTCCTCGCCCTCTCTCGCCCCACCTGGACTTGTGCCATCGCCATAGCGCCCATCCCCTGCCCGAGTTGCCGTGGGAACCCCCCCCGCCccccttaccctgtctccatcacCCCTGCTACCCCTACCCCGCCCCTGAACACGTCCACCCACACGCCCACACTCTCCCAGCCTCCAATAGGGTCTTCTGCGGCGGGGAGGAATGTCAGCTCTTTCATTACCCCGCCCACGCCCCCCTTTCCCCTCGTGTCTCCCACCAATCGCTGCCCTCCAGTCCATATAGGGAGATGTTTTTCAGACCGGCGGCTCCTCCCCCTGGTGGCTGCCCATGTCGGGACTGCACCTGCAGGCGAGGGCACCAATCGGCTTCAGCCAGAGCCTTCCACCCGCTGCGCCCGGACCAACCACAGAGCCCACACTGGGCTCGAGGGCGGGACTCTGAGCTGTGGGACAGGGATGTCGGGTTGAGGCGGGGGAGGGAGGGGCCTTCTCAGCTTTGGGAGGCGGAGAATCTATGGGAGgccgagcgagaggcagagattTGGCAGCGTTCAGTGGGAGGGATGTCGTCCTATAGAGGCCATCACTCCCCTCTGGGTCAAGGTCACGACCCTTCTGTTTTCCTGCTAGGCCCTAACCTGCCTAGGTATCccagcccccaccccctcctGGACAGCCCCCGTGGCAGCAGTGGGTACCACACCCCTCAACCCCCCCTACACTCCTGCCCCTGCGAGCCCTACCAGCAGGTCTCCCCCTCGGAGAGCCACGGGAGCCGGGGGTACGCCTCGGGGTACCAGTCCGGGTCTGCCTCGCCCCTGCCCCCTGGTGGCACAAACTCTGGTGCCTCCACCTCGGAACCACCCACCGACCGGCAGCAACAGACTGATGGACACACTG gTGTGTCAGAGGTGGTGCAGAACAGTGTGGGCATGGAGGACTCTTCTTCCCAGGGGTCATTGGGGCAAGCAGAGATTGATGGACAGCCCGCTTGCCCCACCCCCTTATCAGACTCTGATCCAGACTACACAACTATCACCAGCAGCCCTGCACACAGTGAAGACAG TGAGAAGAAGCCAGATGAAGAGAAGATGTGCGACCCCACCGAGGGTTCCACCCGGAGTCCTCCAGCAGGCCCCCGGGAGCCAAGTCGAGGGCCCCAGCTGATAGAGTCCCTCAGTGTGGCCCCAATGTCTGAAGCCTCAGCCTCCCACTCCACCACGAGGGAGCCTAACAGCAACAGTAGCACACCAGAAACCGAATGGACACTGCCGAATGGACACTCCAAGACACCACCAACGTGGGTGGAGACACAAAACCAAGATGACATCTCTTCTTCTAAAGAGAACATACAGATGCCGAATGAACGCGTAAACCCTACTGGCTCAACGCAAGTGCACACTGTAAGTGTACATCCACCTCCAACTACAGCTGAAGATGGAGAATTGAAGGTCGTAGAGAGTGAAACAAAGGGGTCTAGCGGAACTGAGATGTCCACTCAGGCCGCCTCCGTCCCGAGCCCAAAGAATTCATTCGGCCCAGTCCAAGTGCAACTCAATGGCACCGCTCTCCCTAGTGACTCCCTCTTGTCAGAAAAGGGCAGTGGCACATCCCTGACCCCTTGTTCCAGCCCCagctctgtccctccctctccgcaCCTTCACATTGGCTCCCCAGAGCAACGCCCCTCCCCTCAGCCCTCTCCATTGGCCACGGACCCATCTGGGCGAAGACTGACCCATGTGAGTGACAGCGACCCGAAACCCCCATCGCCTGTCCCAGATGGGTACAACACCCCAACCTTTCCCCTGGCGTCCTATTACTACCCTCTACTCAACGTGCCACACGTCCCCTACACGGGCTACACCGCCGTCACCATCCCCACCGCCCAGCCCCCCCTCCCCGAAAAGAGGCGCCTGTCCTCCATGCCAGGGTCCCCCAATGGTTACGGCTCACAGTCTCTTCTCAGGGCCTCTCTGGGTACCATAGGACCCATGGGGGTCTCTCCTCAGTCCAGCCTCCTCCAGGTCACTTTCTCACCCTCGGTGGGGGAGCTGCCCCCATCTGTCAGACGAGGACTGGCACACCCTGGTGtcagagaggaggtggtggagagcAGCAAGGTCAATGCCAAGTTTGTCCAGGACAGCTCCAAGTTCTGGTACAAGCCTAGCATCTCAAGAGACCAAG CCATCGCTGTGTTGAAGGACAAGGAGCCAGGGTCCTTCCTGATCCGGGACAGTAACTCCTTCCAAGGGGCCTACGGCCTGGCCCTCAAGGTGGCCAGCCATCCTTCAAACAACGTCAACAACGCTTGCC TCGATTCTCAGGCGCAGCTAGTCAGACATTTCCTCATAGAGACGGGCTCGCGGGGGGTCAAGATAAAGGGCTGTCAGAACGAGTCCTATTTCG GAAGTTTATCTGCCTTAGTGtaccagcactccatcactcctatCTCCCTGCCATGTGCCTTGTGCATCCCAGAGAAAG ATCTGGTTGGAGAGCTGCAGGAGATGCATAGTGCCAGCAACACCAGTACTGCAGCAGACCTCCTCAAACAGGGCGCAG cCTGTAACGTACTCTACCTGAACTCTGTGGAGACAGAGTCACTGACCGGGCCTCAAGCTGTCTCCAAGGCGACCAGGTGCACTCTGACCCAGAGTCCTCGGCCCACAGCCACAGTGGTCCACTTCAAAGTGTCCACTCAGGGTATCACGCTGACCGACAGCCAGAGAAG ACTATTTTTCAGGAGACACTACCCCATCAACAGTGTGACCTTCAGCAGCGTGGAGCCTCAGGACCAGAG GGTGTTTGGCTTTGTGGCCAGGCGGACTGGCAGCGCATCCGAGAACGTGTGTCACCTGTTCGCTGAGATGGACCCGGAGCAGCCAGCTGTGGCCATCGTCAACTTTATCAACAAGGTCATGCTGGGGCCCCAGCAGCAACGCAGATGA